In a single window of the Coffea eugenioides isolate CCC68of chromosome 3, Ceug_1.0, whole genome shotgun sequence genome:
- the LOC113766694 gene encoding uncharacterized protein LOC113766694, translating into MPTTSGRFTLSSAYQEVRQVNNKSIIFSQIWGSNLPFKVSFFMLRLLRGRLPLDEVLCTIGFRLPSKCFCCATAEAEKIEYVFFTGRLALEVWGFFNATCGVIPQSQNLRACLLSWCLLATTLEEWRFVLARLPSWICWNIWKARNKAVFEGVVPQSQELCKAIFRDIKATFEVQFSRVVDARVFPEMCDAIAKLPSPRYGFTVVGWKPSATGQPTLNTDGCSKGNLGMSGGGGVIRDSDGHLVFAFSAFLGEETSLRAEILALLIGLRLCVERGVATPFVQSDSAVLVGVLQRRFHCPWHVQAEVEQIWQMVTEVGRFSRCVRETNKVADVLANVGVRHVQDPLRIYDTLQAAPG; encoded by the coding sequence ATGCCAACAACATCTGGGCGATTCACCCTGTCCTCAGCGTATCAGGAGGTCAGACAAGTTAACAATAAGTCCATCATTTTCTCTCAAATATGGGGTTCCAACCTCCCGTTCAAGGTCTCTTTTTTCATGTTGCGTCTATTGAGAGGACGGCTACCGTTGGATGAGGTGTTATGCACGATAGGGTTCCGATTGCCGTCCAAATGCTTCTGTTGTGCTACGGCCGAGGCGGAGAAGATTGAATATGTCTTTTTCACTGGCCGACTAGCGCTGGAGGTTTGGGGTTTCTTCAATGCGACTTGTGGTGTCATTCCTCAGTCTCAAAATTTACGAGCATGCCTCCTGAGTTGGTGTCTACTAGCGACTACGTTGGAAGAGTGGCGGTTCGTGCTTGCCAGATTGCCCAGTTGGATATGCTGGAATATTTGGAAGGCGAGGAATAAAGCAGTTTTTGAGGGAGTTGTGCCTCAAAGTCAAGAGCTCTGCAAGGCAATCTTCAGGGATATCAAAGCAACGTTCGAGGTTCAGTTTTCACGAGTTGTAGATGCACGTGTTTTTCCGGAGATGTGTGATGCGATTGCAAAGCTTCCCTCCCCCAGATATGGGTTCACCGTTGTGGGATGGAAGCCAAGTGCAACTGGGCAGCCGACACTCAACACTGATGGGTGTTCCAAGGGGAACCTTGGCATGAGTGGTGGAGGTGGAGTAATTAGGGATTCCGACGGGCACCTAGTGTTTGCATTCTCAGCTTTCCTTGGTGAAGAAACCAGCTTACGGGCAGAGATTCTAGCGCTATTAATAGGACTCCGGTTGTGTGTAGAACGGGGAGTAGCCACACCTTTTGTTCAATCAGACTCTGCAGTCTTAGTAGGAGTTCTACAACGACGATTCCATTGCCCGTGGCATGTCCAGGCCGAGGTAGAGCAGATATGGCAAATGGTTACGGAGGTGGGCAGGTTTTCGCGCTGTGTTCGAGAGACGAACAAAGTAGCAGACGTATTGGCTAATGTGGGGGTCAGGCATGTCCAGGATCCGCTTAGAATTTATGACACCCTACAGGCGGCTCCGGGTTGA